One Sinorhizobium sp. BG8 DNA window includes the following coding sequences:
- a CDS encoding FGGY-family carbohydrate kinase → MTTAILAIDQGTTNSKAVLVSTSGEILSRGASPVGIEHPQPGWVEQSPIRLWDSVKEAIAACLEAGPAADILGVAISNQRESVTVWDAATGKPLGPVVSWQCRRSAPVCAELVAAGHAPRVQALTGLPIDPMFPGPKMRWLLDRVPAGHDIRLGTIDAWLIHCFTDGAVHACDAANAARSQLYDLNRQVWSDELCALFGVPKSTLPEVRDSAAQFGVTKNVPGLADGIPIASAIGDSHAALFGHGAFNPGDGKVTFGTGSSIMTTLPQFIAPEKGITTTIAWSIGGKPTYAFEGNILVSAASLPWMADMLGLPDVQALTELAATAQSGGPGFVPAFVGLGAPHWHSDARALFSGITFNTTRAQMARAVTDSIAFQVHDVFKAMASQSPTPLGRLYADGGPSKNEFLMQCVADTLNHTIIQCDAPEASALGAAYLAGLSLGIWQDLAAIAALPRMGNKIAPRASDTPERLQVWQDAIYRSTVSRPSSMSE, encoded by the coding sequence ATGACGACCGCCATTCTCGCCATCGACCAAGGTACGACGAACTCGAAAGCGGTGCTGGTCTCGACATCAGGCGAAATCCTGTCACGCGGCGCCTCACCGGTCGGTATTGAACATCCCCAGCCGGGTTGGGTCGAGCAGAGCCCGATACGCCTATGGGACTCCGTGAAAGAGGCGATTGCTGCTTGCCTTGAGGCTGGCCCCGCCGCCGATATTCTGGGTGTCGCAATTTCCAACCAACGCGAATCCGTCACCGTATGGGATGCTGCCACCGGCAAACCGCTCGGTCCCGTCGTCAGTTGGCAATGCCGACGCAGTGCACCTGTCTGTGCCGAACTCGTCGCTGCCGGCCATGCGCCACGCGTGCAGGCGCTTACCGGCTTGCCAATCGATCCGATGTTTCCAGGCCCCAAGATGAGGTGGTTGCTGGATCGCGTTCCCGCAGGCCATGACATCCGCCTTGGCACGATTGATGCCTGGCTTATCCATTGCTTCACAGATGGGGCGGTTCATGCCTGTGATGCCGCCAATGCTGCCCGCAGTCAGCTTTATGATCTCAACAGGCAGGTTTGGAGCGACGAACTCTGCGCACTCTTCGGCGTTCCGAAATCCACGCTGCCCGAGGTCCGCGACAGCGCGGCACAGTTTGGCGTGACTAAAAATGTGCCGGGCCTCGCCGACGGTATCCCGATCGCTTCGGCGATCGGTGACAGCCATGCCGCTCTCTTCGGTCACGGAGCCTTCAATCCCGGCGACGGCAAGGTGACTTTCGGCACTGGCTCGTCGATCATGACAACCCTCCCGCAGTTCATTGCGCCGGAAAAGGGCATCACCACGACGATCGCCTGGTCGATCGGCGGAAAACCGACCTATGCCTTCGAGGGCAACATACTGGTATCCGCCGCATCGCTGCCGTGGATGGCCGACATGCTCGGGCTCCCAGATGTGCAGGCGCTGACCGAACTTGCGGCGACCGCTCAATCCGGTGGCCCCGGTTTTGTCCCCGCCTTTGTCGGCCTTGGCGCTCCCCACTGGCATTCCGATGCGCGGGCACTATTCTCCGGCATCACCTTCAACACCACGCGCGCCCAGATGGCACGCGCCGTGACGGATTCCATCGCCTTTCAGGTTCACGACGTCTTCAAAGCCATGGCCTCCCAATCACCGACACCACTCGGTCGCCTTTATGCGGATGGCGGCCCCAGCAAGAATGAATTCCTCATGCAATGCGTGGCAGACACGCTGAACCACACCATCATTCAGTGCGACGCACCAGAAGCCTCGGCCCTTGGCGCGGCCTATCTTGCCGGCCTTTCACTCGGCATCTGGCAGGATCTGGCGGCAATCGCAGCCCTGCCCCGCATGGGCAACAAGATCGCGCCACGCGCGTCAGATACGCCGGAGCGCCTTCAGGTGTGGCAGGACGCAATCTACCGCTCGACCGTCTCACGACCTTCATCTATGAGTGAATAA
- a CDS encoding sugar-binding transcriptional regulator, whose amino-acid sequence MGRLNELRLIARIAQMYHVEGKRQAEIAEIMHMSQATVSRMLKRAEQEDIVRTTVIPPAGTFADLETALRDRYNLTEAIVIDCSEDRDGAIMARIGEAAAHFLEVTLQQDEIVGVSSWSQTILRMVDNIHPLKNAKAKYIVQILGGMGDASVQTHATQLTARLAKLTGGEPRLLLVQGITSSREAKLVMLADPVVRETMDLFGRLSLAIVGIGAVEPSELLARSGNTFSRQEMAMLHEAGAVGEISYRFYDRDGKPVETPLNDRVIGLSLEELRKTDRVMALAGGESKTQAIAGALKLGVIDVLVTDKFTAARLTA is encoded by the coding sequence ATGGGACGGCTGAACGAATTGCGACTGATCGCCCGAATTGCCCAGATGTATCACGTCGAGGGCAAGCGGCAGGCAGAGATTGCCGAGATCATGCATATGTCGCAAGCGACCGTTTCACGCATGCTGAAGCGCGCAGAGCAGGAAGATATTGTCCGAACGACCGTCATTCCGCCAGCAGGTACCTTTGCCGATCTGGAGACCGCTCTGCGCGACCGCTACAATCTGACCGAAGCCATTGTCATTGACTGTTCCGAGGATCGCGACGGTGCGATCATGGCGCGGATCGGTGAGGCAGCCGCCCACTTTCTTGAGGTTACCCTGCAGCAGGACGAGATTGTCGGCGTTTCAAGCTGGAGCCAGACGATCCTGCGCATGGTGGACAATATCCACCCGCTCAAAAACGCCAAGGCGAAGTACATCGTGCAGATCCTCGGCGGCATGGGCGACGCTTCCGTACAGACCCACGCAACCCAGCTAACCGCGCGACTTGCAAAGCTCACTGGCGGTGAGCCGCGACTCCTTCTCGTGCAAGGCATCACCTCATCACGGGAAGCCAAGCTTGTCATGCTCGCCGATCCCGTGGTGCGTGAAACGATGGACCTGTTTGGCCGTCTCAGCCTCGCCATTGTTGGTATTGGCGCGGTCGAACCATCGGAATTGCTGGCCCGATCAGGCAACACTTTTTCTCGCCAGGAAATGGCGATGCTGCATGAGGCCGGAGCCGTCGGCGAGATTTCCTATCGCTTTTACGACAGGGATGGAAAACCGGTCGAAACCCCGCTCAACGATCGGGTCATCGGTCTTTCCCTCGAAGAGCTACGAAAGACCGACCGCGTCATGGCCTTGGCCGGCGGAGAATCCAAAACCCAAGCCATCGCCGGCGCCCTGAAACTGGGCGTCATCGATGTGCTTGTCACCGACAAGTTCACAGCAGCACGGCTCACCGCCTGA
- a CDS encoding SDR family oxidoreductase yields MRRFAGQTVFVTGGNKGIGRGIAKRFAEEGAKVAIAAIEKDTPSVAEVLAAETGSEVIGFALDVTDIKAIKETYGETEAKLGALSVSVQNAGVITIAKVEDLTEREWDLNLDVNTKGVFLCCQEAIRRFRATGTKGRLINTASGQARQGFIYTPHYAASKFGVVGLTQSLAKELARESITANAICPGIIHTEMWDYNDRVWGKMLGEYGPGELMAEWVEGIPMGRAGTPAEVGALVAFLASADAAYITGQTINVDGGLIMS; encoded by the coding sequence ATGAGACGTTTCGCAGGCCAGACCGTATTCGTGACCGGAGGCAACAAGGGCATCGGCCGGGGCATTGCCAAGCGCTTTGCTGAGGAAGGCGCCAAAGTCGCTATCGCCGCGATTGAAAAGGATACGCCGAGCGTCGCCGAAGTACTTGCGGCTGAAACCGGCTCCGAGGTCATCGGCTTCGCTCTTGACGTGACCGACATCAAGGCGATCAAGGAGACTTATGGCGAGACCGAAGCAAAGCTTGGCGCCCTTTCAGTATCCGTGCAAAACGCCGGCGTCATCACCATCGCGAAAGTGGAAGACCTGACCGAGCGCGAATGGGACCTGAACCTTGATGTCAATACCAAGGGTGTCTTCTTGTGCTGCCAGGAGGCGATTCGCCGATTTCGCGCCACCGGCACCAAAGGCCGCCTCATCAACACGGCGTCTGGACAGGCTCGCCAAGGGTTCATCTACACGCCGCACTACGCCGCCTCGAAATTCGGCGTGGTCGGCCTGACACAGAGCCTCGCAAAAGAACTCGCGCGTGAAAGCATTACAGCAAACGCAATTTGCCCGGGCATCATCCACACCGAGATGTGGGACTACAACGATCGCGTTTGGGGTAAAATGCTCGGGGAATACGGGCCGGGGGAGCTTATGGCCGAATGGGTCGAGGGTATCCCGATGGGCCGGGCCGGCACACCGGCCGAGGTTGGTGCCCTTGTCGCGTTCCTTGCGTCGGCCGACGCAGCCTACATCACTGGGCAAACCATCAACGTCGATGGTGGCCTCATAATGTCATAG
- a CDS encoding response regulator, which translates to MIDDRKNRQPTVIVIDDDQSVREALKGLFESVGLATEAHGSVKDFIAADDPEKAGCIVLDIRLPGQSGLEFQEALAKSDLPRSVVLISAHVDVPMAVRAMKAGAIDVLSKPVREQDLLDAVNRAIANDAARRDEKAAKAATQTRYMTLTERERQIMTLVIAGKLNKQIAAELQLAEPTVKLHRGHMMRKMKATSVAHLVKIAGGLL; encoded by the coding sequence TTGATCGATGACAGGAAGAACAGGCAACCCACTGTCATCGTCATAGATGACGATCAAAGCGTGCGCGAAGCCCTGAAGGGCCTCTTCGAGTCCGTCGGGCTCGCCACTGAGGCACACGGCTCGGTTAAGGATTTCATAGCCGCGGACGATCCCGAAAAGGCCGGATGCATCGTCCTCGACATCCGCCTTCCCGGTCAAAGCGGACTGGAGTTTCAGGAGGCATTGGCAAAGAGCGATCTTCCTCGGTCCGTCGTCTTGATCAGTGCCCATGTCGATGTGCCCATGGCAGTGCGGGCGATGAAGGCGGGTGCCATAGACGTTCTTAGCAAGCCGGTTCGTGAGCAGGATCTGCTAGACGCCGTCAACCGCGCAATCGCCAATGACGCCGCCCGCCGAGATGAAAAAGCAGCGAAAGCTGCCACCCAGACACGGTATATGACGCTGACTGAACGCGAGCGACAGATTATGACATTGGTGATCGCCGGTAAACTGAACAAGCAGATTGCAGCAGAGCTGCAGCTTGCAGAGCCAACGGTGAAGCTACACAGAGGCCACATGATGCGAAAGATGAAGGCAACATCAGTCGCCCACCTTGTCAAAATCGCTGGTGGCCTGTTGTAG
- a CDS encoding PAS domain S-box protein, whose product MDKHEEADAIIDLIPAMAWSTTSDGMLDFASQHFLEYVGLPLAEIAGENFYRLFHPADTTRLAFEWRSIMAAKTGREVEGRLRRADGEYRWCSLRQRPRLDPEGNVAKWYGVVLDIEDRKRAEDALRETKSALAASEENLRLIINSLPVLVWSARPDGSADFVNQSWLDYAGRPADQILEWGFLDLYHPDDIPEMVEIWKRDLESSDHTRLKGRIRGDDGQYRWFYFSGRKLTDANGLVRWYGVNIDIENLQRAEIALRESEAALRESEHKLKLIINTIPAMAWSCTPDGQLEYWNQHLTNFVGLPFEAIVGFGFYRMFHPDDVDRMRESWEQVVATKQPNPVDARIRRFDGEYRWFNLQQSPLLDPEGNVVRWYGVVVDIEDRKQAEESLRQSQSHLAHVTRLTTIGELAVSIAHEINQPLMAIVTNAGTCLRWLRDGHRDLEQARLAAERVVQDGHRAGEIVASIRAMAQRSPVRMERTDFKQALHDVLFLLREELRSRGLQVVTDLMPEPVDILGDRTQLQQVLLNLIMNSAEATPRGAEALVTVRCRQVPKGEVEVSVSDTGRGIPPEQLERVFEPFYTTKSDGIGMGLSICRSIVEAHGGRIWATTNHPRGNSFTFTLSQFKDAAVDR is encoded by the coding sequence TTGGACAAGCACGAGGAAGCCGATGCGATCATTGATTTGATCCCGGCAATGGCATGGTCGACTACGTCCGACGGCATGCTCGACTTCGCTAGTCAGCACTTTCTTGAATATGTCGGATTGCCGCTCGCAGAGATCGCCGGGGAGAATTTCTATCGGCTGTTCCATCCGGCAGACACCACCCGTCTGGCCTTCGAATGGCGCAGCATCATGGCTGCCAAGACAGGGAGGGAAGTCGAGGGTCGGCTCAGGCGCGCGGACGGCGAATACCGCTGGTGCTCCCTCCGGCAAAGACCTCGGCTGGATCCTGAGGGGAACGTCGCCAAATGGTACGGGGTCGTTCTAGATATAGAAGATCGCAAACGCGCCGAAGATGCGCTCAGGGAGACAAAATCTGCGCTTGCGGCAAGCGAAGAGAACCTCAGGCTCATCATCAATTCGCTTCCGGTGCTCGTCTGGTCAGCGCGCCCGGACGGGAGCGCCGATTTCGTCAACCAGAGTTGGCTGGACTATGCCGGGCGGCCTGCCGACCAGATCCTCGAATGGGGGTTTCTGGATCTCTATCATCCCGACGATATTCCCGAGATGGTGGAAATCTGGAAGCGCGACCTCGAATCTTCAGATCATACCCGGTTGAAAGGGCGCATTCGGGGTGACGATGGGCAGTACCGGTGGTTCTATTTCTCAGGCAGAAAACTGACGGATGCGAATGGCCTCGTGCGCTGGTACGGCGTCAATATCGACATCGAAAATCTGCAGCGGGCCGAGATCGCTCTGAGAGAGAGTGAGGCGGCGCTGAGGGAGAGCGAACACAAGCTTAAGCTCATCATCAACACGATCCCCGCCATGGCCTGGTCATGCACGCCCGACGGGCAGCTCGAATACTGGAACCAGCATCTCACCAACTTTGTCGGACTGCCTTTCGAGGCGATTGTCGGCTTTGGCTTCTATCGCATGTTTCATCCCGATGACGTTGACCGGATGCGTGAGAGTTGGGAACAGGTCGTTGCGACGAAGCAGCCTAATCCAGTCGACGCACGTATCAGACGATTCGACGGCGAATACAGGTGGTTCAACCTGCAACAGAGTCCGCTTCTCGATCCGGAAGGGAATGTCGTGCGGTGGTACGGCGTCGTTGTCGATATCGAGGATCGCAAACAGGCGGAAGAATCTCTTCGCCAGAGCCAGAGCCACCTTGCGCATGTTACACGGTTGACGACCATCGGCGAACTGGCGGTTTCCATAGCGCACGAGATCAATCAGCCGCTGATGGCGATCGTGACCAATGCCGGAACCTGCCTCCGCTGGCTTAGGGATGGACATAGGGATCTGGAGCAGGCTCGCCTGGCAGCTGAACGTGTCGTGCAGGATGGGCATCGTGCTGGCGAGATCGTCGCCAGCATACGCGCGATGGCCCAGAGATCGCCGGTGCGGATGGAAAGGACCGACTTCAAGCAGGCTTTACATGATGTGCTTTTTCTTCTGCGGGAAGAGCTGCGATCGCGAGGCTTGCAGGTCGTCACGGACCTTATGCCAGAACCCGTCGATATCCTGGGTGACCGCACGCAGCTACAGCAGGTTCTTCTCAATCTGATCATGAACAGCGCTGAGGCAACACCTCGTGGTGCAGAAGCCCTCGTGACGGTCAGGTGCAGGCAAGTTCCAAAAGGCGAAGTCGAGGTCAGTGTTTCCGACACTGGCCGGGGGATACCGCCCGAACAGCTCGAGCGGGTGTTTGAGCCATTCTATACCACGAAGTCCGACGGGATCGGGATGGGCCTTTCTATCTGCCGCTCCATCGTTGAAGCGCACGGGGGGCGCATCTGGGCAACAACCAACCACCCTCGCGGAAACTCATTCACCTTCACGCTCTCGCAATTCAAGGATGCAGCCGTTGATCGATGA
- a CDS encoding MBL fold metallo-hydrolase: protein MPQLSRRAFGTLPIGLIGGSFFGGGLTSSSLAHAATQEAASAPAAVTPLAQIRLGRFTVTALTDGYADMPYDYFPGRSAPEVEKAASAQFTARPSGVRFLFNQYLVEDGERRILIDAGAAGSIGQTGQLPQALAALGLKPAQIDAVIVTHMHQDHMGGLVLGGKNQYPEAELYIDRRDVTHWTDPAKRNGAPDFLQTSFRMAEEVVRLYPRLQAIDAEREIAPGVSIVDLTGHTPGHIGVRIEDGGKSLIMVSDMIFPVVHPGATDVFFLFEQDRNAAKAMRDRFFPRAASEGALIAATHMPFPGLGRVVSDRGQMRWEVADWALQD from the coding sequence ATGCCTCAACTTTCACGTCGCGCCTTCGGCACCCTGCCCATCGGCCTCATCGGTGGGAGCTTCTTCGGCGGAGGTCTGACAAGTTCCTCCTTAGCCCATGCGGCGACGCAGGAGGCCGCAAGCGCACCTGCTGCGGTGACCCCACTCGCACAGATCCGCCTCGGACGGTTCACCGTGACGGCCCTGACGGATGGGTACGCCGACATGCCCTATGACTACTTTCCGGGACGCTCGGCGCCCGAGGTCGAAAAGGCGGCAAGCGCACAGTTTACCGCCCGGCCGAGTGGGGTTCGGTTCCTTTTCAATCAGTATCTCGTCGAGGATGGCGAGCGCCGCATCTTGATCGATGCTGGTGCTGCCGGCTCGATCGGACAGACCGGACAGTTACCTCAGGCACTCGCTGCGCTCGGTCTGAAGCCTGCTCAGATCGACGCTGTCATCGTGACGCACATGCACCAGGACCATATGGGCGGGCTGGTTCTGGGAGGCAAGAACCAATACCCGGAAGCCGAGCTTTACATCGACCGTCGCGACGTCACCCATTGGACCGATCCGGCCAAACGCAACGGAGCACCTGACTTTCTGCAGACCAGCTTCAGAATGGCAGAGGAGGTCGTGCGGCTATATCCCAGGCTCCAGGCGATCGACGCAGAGCGGGAGATCGCGCCGGGCGTTTCGATCGTCGACCTGACCGGTCATACACCCGGCCATATCGGCGTGCGGATAGAAGATGGCGGCAAGAGCCTGATCATGGTTTCGGACATGATTTTTCCGGTCGTGCACCCGGGCGCGACCGATGTGTTCTTCTTGTTCGAGCAGGACCGTAACGCTGCGAAGGCCATGCGCGATCGCTTCTTTCCGCGTGCCGCATCGGAGGGAGCGCTCATCGCCGCCACGCACATGCCGTTCCCTGGGCTCGGCCGTGTCGTCTCCGATCGCGGGCAGATGCGGTGGGAGGTGGCAGACTGGGCCTTGCAGGACTGA
- a CDS encoding pyridoxamine 5'-phosphate oxidase family protein, producing MPYHFLEVAVTPSVRAAQVEMGVDQIWLGRDSRPSDTLTEDEIAFIASRDSFYMASVSEAGWPYVQHRGGNVGFLKVIDQRTMAFADYRGNRQYISAGNLAANDRACLFLMDYVRRARLKIYAYVERLALDADQELTELVSDPTYKGRAERIFKLRLEAFDWNCPQHIIPRYTEQQVEQAVAPLRERLQRLETENATLRSHLESPEP from the coding sequence ATGCCATATCATTTCCTTGAGGTTGCCGTGACGCCTAGCGTCAGGGCTGCTCAGGTGGAGATGGGCGTGGACCAGATTTGGCTGGGCCGCGACAGCCGCCCTTCAGACACCCTCACCGAAGACGAGATCGCCTTCATTGCCTCACGTGACAGCTTCTACATGGCATCGGTCTCGGAAGCGGGTTGGCCATACGTTCAGCATCGTGGAGGGAACGTCGGCTTCCTAAAGGTCATAGATCAGCGAACAATGGCCTTCGCCGACTACCGAGGTAACCGTCAGTACATCAGCGCCGGCAATCTTGCGGCCAACGATCGGGCCTGTCTGTTCCTGATGGATTATGTGCGGCGGGCCCGGCTCAAAATCTATGCCTATGTGGAGCGACTAGCGCTTGATGCTGATCAGGAACTCACGGAACTGGTGTCCGACCCGACGTACAAAGGAAGGGCGGAGCGGATCTTCAAGCTCCGGCTCGAGGCGTTCGATTGGAACTGCCCTCAGCACATCATTCCGCGCTACACCGAGCAACAGGTCGAACAGGCGGTCGCTCCTCTTCGTGAGCGGCTGCAGCGACTGGAAACCGAGAACGCCACCTTGCGCTCACATCTGGAGAGCCCCGAACCATGA
- a CDS encoding nuclear transport factor 2 family protein — translation MIEAERPPLPPFTFESATEKVRLAEDGWNSRDPARVALAYSVDSQWRNRAEFVTGREAILAFLSAKWRRELDYRLIKELWAFGGNRIAVRFAYEWHDDSGNWFRSFGNENWEFDDRGLMQRRYACINDRPIPADDRSFRWPLGRRPDDHPSLSALGF, via the coding sequence ATGATCGAAGCTGAACGACCACCTCTTCCCCCTTTCACATTCGAGAGCGCAACTGAGAAAGTCAGGCTTGCCGAAGACGGCTGGAACAGCCGCGACCCTGCCAGGGTCGCTTTGGCTTACAGCGTAGACAGCCAGTGGCGAAACCGTGCTGAATTTGTGACCGGGCGGGAAGCAATTCTTGCGTTTCTTTCGGCAAAATGGCGGCGAGAGCTGGATTACCGGTTGATCAAGGAGCTCTGGGCTTTTGGCGGCAATCGGATCGCCGTCAGATTTGCCTACGAGTGGCATGACGACAGTGGCAACTGGTTCCGATCGTTCGGGAACGAGAACTGGGAGTTCGATGATCGCGGCCTGATGCAAAGGCGCTATGCCTGCATTAACGACCGGCCTATTCCGGCCGACGACCGCAGCTTCCGCTGGCCGCTTGGCCGCAGGCCAGATGATCATCCTAGTCTCAGCGCCCTCGGCTTTTAG
- a CDS encoding GNAT family N-acetyltransferase → MHPRFSERIFPTREDAIEAHAFVSLHRLSPEYLRAEEDFGCIAIKGGCAISLPSSPAIGLNRVLGLGSVEDLDKAYDWIRARAGNRFLQLNVDAVSDEVRNWIQIKGLPEHGPGWAKLTRSAPFSNLDAPVSVRTRRVQDDESLLFGSMMCKGFNFPPSLAALWSAIVGKEGWSCFFALDDETPIGTGAMYVSGSYAWLGGGATVPEFRNRGVQKALIQARADCGIAQGVLTFVVETEVPSIGKPNISYDNLRKMGFQHAYDRKNFKL, encoded by the coding sequence TTGCATCCTCGGTTTTCAGAACGCATTTTCCCGACGCGCGAAGACGCCATTGAGGCCCATGCCTTCGTCAGCCTGCACAGGCTCTCACCGGAATATCTCCGGGCTGAGGAGGATTTCGGATGCATTGCCATCAAAGGAGGATGCGCGATCTCGTTGCCAAGCTCACCGGCGATCGGTCTAAATCGTGTTCTGGGGTTGGGCTCTGTCGAAGATCTGGACAAAGCATATGATTGGATTCGAGCAAGGGCGGGGAACCGCTTCCTGCAATTGAATGTAGACGCTGTCTCGGACGAGGTGAGAAACTGGATCCAGATCAAAGGTCTGCCTGAGCACGGTCCCGGATGGGCAAAGCTTACCCGCAGCGCGCCTTTTAGCAACCTCGATGCGCCGGTCAGTGTGCGTACCCGAAGAGTTCAAGACGACGAATCCCTGCTCTTCGGATCGATGATGTGCAAGGGTTTCAACTTCCCGCCAAGCTTGGCCGCCCTCTGGTCAGCCATTGTGGGTAAAGAGGGCTGGTCGTGTTTTTTCGCTCTTGATGATGAAACGCCTATCGGCACCGGCGCCATGTACGTGTCGGGGTCATATGCGTGGCTGGGTGGCGGTGCCACAGTCCCCGAGTTTCGGAACCGGGGCGTTCAAAAAGCGCTCATTCAGGCTCGTGCCGACTGCGGTATCGCACAGGGCGTTTTGACGTTCGTCGTCGAAACAGAAGTACCCTCAATTGGCAAACCCAATATCTCCTATGACAACCTCAGAAAAATGGGCTTCCAGCACGCGTACGACCGGAAGAACTTCAAGCTGTAG